The Mesorhizobium sp. M1D.F.Ca.ET.043.01.1.1 genome contains a region encoding:
- a CDS encoding UbiA family prenyltransferase, which produces MDARSDRNAIPLAVDLDGTLVATDLLWEGLFILLKKNPLYLFFLPLWLTGGPARLKREIAARVDIDPASLPYQAELLGRLRAEHKEGRRIVLATGTPRKFAEAVAAHLGIFDRVLATDGPHDLTAARKRASLVAAYGDGGFDYAGNSRHDLKVFDVARNAIVVAPDRSARRWQAAHGAETMPAPKRTLRTYVKMLRVHQWLKNSLIAVPMVLSHEYFNVGMIWQCVLAFVSFSAVASAIYIVNDFFDLALDRKHPTKRNRPFASGVLSIPFGLGAVAVLLAIGIAIGCPLPIQFLGALGGYMVVTTAYSLSFKRMLLIDVLTLAGLYTIRVLAGAAATGVDVSFWLLAFSIFFFLSLALVKRFVELRTTAIAAGERIAGRGYRTEDQEIVAQAGMASAFSSALVLALYMDSVAVRELYPHPWLMWPLAPIVLYLTMRVWILARRDEMHDDPVVFIIRDWRSQIVVAIGAVLLVAGGWGW; this is translated from the coding sequence ATGGACGCGCGGTCGGACAGGAACGCAATTCCGCTTGCGGTCGACCTCGACGGCACACTGGTTGCAACGGACCTTCTATGGGAAGGCCTGTTCATCCTGCTCAAGAAGAACCCGCTTTACCTCTTTTTCCTGCCGCTTTGGCTGACCGGCGGTCCGGCGCGGCTCAAGCGGGAAATCGCCGCGCGCGTCGACATCGATCCGGCCTCGCTGCCTTATCAGGCCGAATTGCTCGGGCGCCTCCGCGCCGAGCATAAGGAAGGCCGCAGGATCGTGCTGGCTACGGGCACGCCGCGCAAATTCGCCGAGGCGGTCGCGGCGCATCTCGGCATCTTCGACCGCGTGCTGGCGACGGACGGACCGCATGATCTGACTGCCGCCAGGAAGCGCGCCTCGCTGGTCGCCGCCTACGGCGATGGCGGCTTCGACTATGCCGGCAACAGCCGGCACGATCTCAAAGTCTTCGACGTCGCGCGCAACGCCATCGTCGTCGCGCCGGACCGCAGCGCCCGGCGCTGGCAGGCGGCGCATGGCGCCGAGACGATGCCGGCGCCGAAGCGGACGCTGAGGACCTACGTCAAGATGCTGAGGGTCCATCAGTGGCTGAAGAATTCGCTGATCGCTGTGCCGATGGTGCTGTCGCATGAGTATTTCAACGTCGGCATGATCTGGCAGTGCGTTCTGGCCTTCGTGTCCTTCAGCGCCGTCGCCTCCGCCATCTACATCGTCAACGACTTCTTCGACCTTGCGCTGGACCGTAAGCACCCGACCAAGCGTAACCGGCCCTTCGCCAGCGGTGTGCTATCGATCCCGTTCGGCCTCGGCGCCGTCGCCGTGCTGCTTGCCATCGGCATCGCCATCGGCTGCCCGCTGCCGATCCAATTCCTCGGCGCGCTCGGCGGCTACATGGTCGTGACCACTGCCTATTCGTTGTCCTTCAAGCGCATGCTGCTGATCGACGTGCTGACCCTCGCCGGCCTTTACACGATCCGCGTGCTGGCGGGCGCGGCGGCCACCGGCGTCGACGTCTCGTTCTGGCTGCTCGCCTTCTCGATCTTCTTCTTCCTGTCGCTTGCGCTGGTGAAGCGTTTCGTCGAACTGCGCACGACCGCCATCGCGGCCGGCGAGCGCATCGCCGGCCGCGGCTACCGCACCGAGGACCAGGAGATCGTCGCCCAGGCGGGCATGGCCTCGGCCTTCTCCTCGGCGCTGGTGCTGGCGCTCTACATGGACAGTGTGGCGGTGCGCGAGCTTTATCCGCATCCGTGGCTGATGTGGCCTCTGGCGCCGATCGTGCTTTATCTCACCATGCGGGTCTGGATCCTCGCGCGGCGCGACGAGATGCACGACGATCCGGTCGTCTTCATCATCCGCGACTGGCGCAGCCAGATCGTGGTCGCCATCGGCGCGGTGCTTCTGGTCGCGGGAGGCTGGGGCTGGTGA
- a CDS encoding EamA family transporter produces the protein MKYIVFILFTVLTNAAAQLMLKQGMMSMGPISFEGVNPLLKLLQIVFSPWVFLGLCTFVISMASHLYVLSKVELSFAYPFLSLAYVAVAVFAYFVFREDLNGWRIAGIACICVGTVLIAQSGRDLGGRDLGGRGQEDQTASITSDKIGTSEIVR, from the coding sequence ATGAAATACATCGTCTTTATTCTCTTCACGGTCCTGACCAATGCCGCTGCGCAGCTCATGCTGAAGCAAGGCATGATGTCGATGGGACCGATCTCGTTCGAGGGCGTCAATCCGCTCTTGAAGCTGCTGCAGATCGTGTTCAGCCCATGGGTCTTCCTCGGCCTGTGCACCTTCGTCATCTCGATGGCCTCGCATCTCTATGTGCTGTCGAAGGTCGAGCTCAGCTTCGCCTATCCATTCCTCAGCCTCGCCTATGTCGCGGTCGCGGTCTTTGCCTATTTCGTCTTCCGCGAGGACCTCAATGGCTGGCGCATCGCCGGCATTGCCTGCATCTGCGTCGGTACCGTGCTGATCGCGCAAAGCGGCCGCGATCTGGGCGGCCGCGATCTGGGCGGCCGCGGGCAGGAGGACCAAACCGCTTCCATCACTTCCGACAAGATCGGCACAAGCGAG